The window TGGAGGCTTCCGTTTAGCAATGCAAAATTTAGGTGGAAAATGTGTTTTTACAAGCGAATGGGACAAAGAAGCCAAACGCACTTACAAAGCAAACTTCGGAGAACGTCCATTTGGTGACATCACAAAAGAAGAAACTAAAGCATTTATTCCAGATGGTTTTGACTTGATTTGTGCAGGATTCCCTTGTCAAGCATTTTCTATTGCAGGCAAACGAGGAGGATTTGAGGACACAAGAGGAACACTGTTCTTTGATGTGGCGGAAATCATCAAACGCAAACAACCAAAAGCAATATTTTTAGAAAACGTAAAAGGCTTAAGAAACCATAACGGAGGAAAAACATTGGCAACAATTCTTAATGTTTTACGAAATGATTTAGGGTATTTCGTTCCCGAGCCTAAAATTGTAAATGCAAAGGATTATGGTGTTCCACAGAATAGAGAAAGAATTTATATTGTTGGTTTTCGAAAAGACATTGGGATTACAGAATTTGAATATCCGAAACCTACAAAGAAAAAAGTAAAATTTGCTGACATAAAGGAGAAGAAAGTTCCTGCAACAAAATATTTTTTATCAACTCAATATGTGCAGACGCTTGTAAAGCACAAGGCAAGACACGAAGGAAAAGGAAACGGTTTTGGCTATGCGATTATTCCAGATGATGGAATTGCAAACGCAATTGTAGTCGGAGGAATGGGTAGAGAAAGAAACTTAATTTACGACCATCGAATCACAGATTATACTCCTACAACTCACATTAGAGGAACTGTAAATCGTGAGGGCATTCGCAAAATGACACCGAGAGAATGGGCAAGGCTTCAAGGCTTTCCTGACAAATATGTAATACCTGTTGCTGACGCATCAGCTTACAAACAATTCGGCAACTCTGTTGCCGTGCCTGCAATACAAGCGACGGCAACGAAAATTTTAGAACTAATTTTAAACAAATGAACAAACTAAATCAATTAGGAATAACTATTGGGAAAGATAATAAAGCAGAAATAGTTTTTGATAGCCTATTCCCAAGTTTTATGAATGTGAAATATAAAAAGCCTTCGGATTATATTTCGACATACTGGGAAGCATTTCAAAAGCATCCCGAAGGAAATAACAATTTAAACGGGAAAATATTTGAATATATTTTGGCAACATTGTTTGTTCGTGAAAACATTTTGCCATTTTATATGAGTGCCAAAGTTGCATTTGTTCCCAATGTAATTTATGACCTTATGTTTTACACCTCAGAACGAGGTCCAATTTGTATTTCTGCAAAAACAAGTTTACGCGAACGCTACAAACAAGCCGACTTGGAAGCAATAGCTTTAAAATATGTTCACAGAAAAGCATTGAGTTATTTAGTAACACTTGAAGTAAATGAAGCGAAAAGTGTAAAAGCAAAAATTAAAAGTGGAGACGTTATCGGACTCGACAATGTTTTGGTTGCGACAAGCAACGACTTCAACGAACTAATTGAAGAATTGAAATCATATAAGTTTTCCGAACCTCCGACAGTTAAGGTAATTCAGAGCAATCAAATAATAACGTTAGAAAAGGTAAAAGGATTAAAGTAATGTTGTACGCGACAAGATATAATGAAGGAAAAGAAGCACTCCTTGTAACAGTCGTTCAACAAAACTTCATTTCACTAAAATTTTATTCGAAATCAAATACCACAAAAAACATTTTGGTCTAACTCGTATATAGATCTTTTAAGACAAAAAAGAAACCACACCTTTATAGGGTGTGGTTTCCAGATACACAAAGCAAACATGTCAAGTAATAGACTTGTTCTCTTTGCTTTTCGGAACGTAGGCATTAACAACTACATTAAAGCCGTACTGACTAAGCTGCTCCTCTCTGCCACGATAGGTAACCATTAACACATCGCGTATTTTTGCGATGAGGTAATTAATAGTATTTGGCGTACTATTTGTTTGTCCCTTCTCGATACCCATTGCTGAACGGGCTACTTGCATTTCGCCTTCACTTTCTTCGCGTAGCTCGATGCTGTGATTTCGAGCAATTACCGCGGAATCGGTAAGCGATTGGATGTTAGCCAAATCAGCTGGGGCAATTGGACAACCAACCCCATCAGTTGTGCTCTTTTCTAAAATGCGTTGAGCGAGACGCAATAAATCTCCCGGCCTGTGGCTCGGTACCTTTACTCTTACTGTTCTTTTACCCATTTTTATTTAGTTTAAATTATTTATATGTCCAGAAACGCAAATAGGTTATTGATTATTGTATCTGACTTGTTAAAATTCTC of the Bacteroidia bacterium genome contains:
- a CDS encoding DNA cytosine methyltransferase; the encoded protein is MKLKEKISLEGVFEKEYKIKLVEPKNNKEAVITHFLHNCKNGVSKFYKKDAIKFTKEILQCKYPEEKITNLVAEEALQYGIFDAFDIPFPPVKNPKFKFIDLFAGIGGFRLAMQNLGGKCVFTSEWDKEAKRTYKANFGERPFGDITKEETKAFIPDGFDLICAGFPCQAFSIAGKRGGFEDTRGTLFFDVAEIIKRKQPKAIFLENVKGLRNHNGGKTLATILNVLRNDLGYFVPEPKIVNAKDYGVPQNRERIYIVGFRKDIGITEFEYPKPTKKKVKFADIKEKKVPATKYFLSTQYVQTLVKHKARHEGKGNGFGYAIIPDDGIANAIVVGGMGRERNLIYDHRITDYTPTTHIRGTVNREGIRKMTPREWARLQGFPDKYVIPVADASAYKQFGNSVAVPAIQATATKILELILNK